A region of the Dermacentor albipictus isolate Rhodes 1998 colony chromosome 4, USDA_Dalb.pri_finalv2, whole genome shotgun sequence genome:
CAATATGACCATCGTGTTACTTCGAGGTGAACTGCAACAAGagttcactttggctaaatttgttATGTCTATAGTGCATACAAATAAAGCCATCTTGGCAAAGCCCCAGTGCCTGTTTGCAGCCTTTTATCAGCACCAAAACGAATGACGAGTGCACCGGGCGGTTGTCGCTACGACGCAAGTCCCAGCACATCGCCTCTGATATCTTTCAGCGCGTTGCTAGCAGACGCAAGCACCACCTTATCTTTGAGGTCATGACGAGGAGCCGCACGCTCTAGGTCATGCGCCACTTCCGGTGAGCGGTAATGGCGGTGCTTTTTAAAAAAATCGGTATTAAAAAATTCACGCAGGAACAACTCTGAGTTTtcaaagtatgcgtaagcattttgccacttgctcatctccacgcagcctggtgtcattatcaatgtactgaaacttgattcgaccagcataaacccttatcaaccctcatcggtcgttatcaaccttatcgaacaTGTTCCAACCTTTACCAACTCTTATCGGTCCTAACCAACGCGCATGTTCAGCGAAGCTGCTGCAGAACCACCACTGCACTTGCTGAGGAGGGTAtacgcaatgctttattgattgTTTGGATGCTTCTTTCGTGgtcgttctttattgaaatgtatgctgttATGTGTGATGTATGGGTGATTTTAGTTAATGTATGCCCTATTCGCTTGATTTTGTTGAGCGCTTGGTGCTTTTGCCttgcaggggtatgagccattgcatttattgcttgcttacgtgggtatgagccattgcttacggtGGTATGAATCATTGTTTACGGGGTTAGGAGCCACTGCATTCGTATTACGTGACGGACGGGTAAATTTCTGGTTGGGTAGGCATACAAATGCGTACACTTTTAAAGCCGCTAATCTTGCAAGGGTTTCGCGACACTTCCGCACGTATTTAAAACGTGAAACTTTGTAGATATGTAATTTTGTGGCGAGGCCCTTCTCTATACCTGCGCTGTGTTAAGCTACGCTTTTTACGTGGTCAAAACATGGTCAAAAGCTGGACGTTCAGCCCTGTAGCAATATTCATGCTACTTGGACTCAAACATACCGATTGCGCTAATGGCATCGGCTTCAGTGCTCAGTGGCAATTATCCCGGTAACAAAGCGTCCCAGGCTTTGAGAACAACTGTATTGAAATGCAATCGTACAGGGGTGAGAGCAAAAGCTAACAAGCTGTGGGACTTCGTGCGACGATTTTTCACCGACTTCTTCATATACtgtgcgtgcgcgcgctttaGTTTTGTTGATCCACCTTAGTTTCTTTATATCATGGAAACTTCAAAGGGATTCACGGAGACGTCACTCAAAATTTTATGAATCAGTTTGTCGTTTGTATCCTTTTTGCACTTATTCAACAGAGAGCTGCAGCTACAGTAAGCTCGCTTTAGAGTCTAACGCACCTGAAAGGCAAATTTCGATAGCCATGAAGTACAGCTATATGTTCCTTTGGAACAGACCGaagcaacagaaaaaaagaaagaggctaaTGCTCACTTGTTGAGAGGcacaatatttatttaaaatgcacTGCAAGCTATACAGAAATTACGTCACTTACTATTTTAACATTAACCGGCGCCGAAACACTACCTGCAACAAATTGGAGGCGTGACAGAGACAACTTGTTCGAGAGACGCTTGCAAGTGGCAGTAGTTTTCCAATGCATGCGCAGCACACTGTGCTTGAAACTAAGAAACCACGAAAGTACAACATGAAAGCGATTCAAGGTAGAATGCATGTCAGTCGTTGCTGGTGTATTTTATGGCTTACCACGACACTTCATGTTATAAACATGGAACGAGTTCCATAGAACCTTGCGATGCTCAAAGCTGTATCTAGTAGTGCCGTGAATGCCTCATATTtcgtataaaaaaataaagaaacaagaacATGGGCAGTCATCTCTCTGTTCGATGCTTATCAATGAGGGTGTGCATCGAAGTTATATAGACACATTATCATAGCAGTATTAGTTCATATTCTTGTAGCCTTTTCGACAAAATCATGCGAGTGTCGACGAACTGGTCAGTGTAGATTTTTGGCTGAGCGTGCCAGCAAAATAAGGCACGCAAGTTCGACATGCGCGCAGCTTCTTACGACAATCGCGGCTTTCTTTCTAGAAAATGTTTGAGAGATTGGAGTCATGGCGTCACACGGAAAGCTCCAACAGCTCATTATGATCTGCTTTGAAGAAAGTTGATCCAGTTAAGTTCTTAGCGTTGCCTGCGTCTCTCGTTGAAACACTTGTTGCTGTCGACCGGCTGAGCGCGCTTCGAACCAAGATTATATACCGCAGGGGAGAGATAGATAGGAATAGAGGGAAATGTAGGAATGTTAACTAGATTGGAATATACGGTttcctaccctgcactagggggaTGAGGCGAGGGGGAAGGTAGGGGTGAGAGGGGGTAGAGTAATAAACGGTTTCATGAACATACAGACACACGATGGAAAcctattttaaaaaaaaaaacatttatctcAAGAAACATTTTAACCAAGAAAAACAAATAGCAAATTAACCTGACACATCATAAACCCCATACAAGCACGAGAAACTCCCCAAAACGACTATATAGATAAAGAAACATACTAGACCTCAGCTGTATACTGTTCCACAGTTCGACTAAACAAGTAGCAATTCGCCACTAGAAATCGAACGTTCGACCGGCACCAGTAGTGGTGGCCcggcgtagagagagagagagagagagggctctttattagaaaaacagagaattttgccggcgcgtatataaccgctggcatgctactctgtatagggatggggaatgggattaaaagattccagataagagtgggagaaaaaaaaaggataaaaataaatatgaaatgtccgactggACCTGATACTCGGCGTAGGTTTCGATGCGGCGTATACGCGTCGAGCTCCGTTGCGAGCGACGGGGTTGTGATCCTTTGCCGAGACCAGCGTGGCACACGACGCGGTCTTCGCTAGTGGCGCGTTGTGCCGCTGACGTGGCCAGGTGGTTGCCTCTGTGGCACCTGGCAGTGGCAGGTTACGGCAGCGTGGGGCTGGACCAACGAGGTTTAAGAATACTTTTTTAAAAACCTCCTTGGGTTGGACCGAGCCTGTGGACCACTGCCACAGCACCGTAGCCGGCGCTCAGGAGCTGGAGCTGTCACCGGCCAACTCTAAGACTCTCCGGTTCTCTGAACTCTCCAGTTCGTAGTCCCCGAAGTTGCTACTTCCCGTTTGCAGAGCACAGCTGGAAATGCGTCTGCCCTGCTCCTCGTCCGCGTCAGCAATGCACTGCTCAGCAGCcttcaccttcttttttttcttttttttacagtgaagctgtttatgcaGACCCTGTGCCATCGTTGTCGGAGTTCactaaagctatcatcatcagcaatggctcaagcgtcgtcgtcttcttccacagctggcttgtcGGCGACCCTCGGCGCTACCGCGCCAATGcagtcgtgccactgctcctgcgTTCGCCTTCGTCGTCCAAAGATGCCTCCACTGCCGCTCGTCATTCGAGCGCAGAATTTCACTTCTATTCTGTCGTCGTAATgtggaggccgcgtttacgggggtatgagccgttgctTAAGAGCGTATGAACCATTCATTTTCTTACGTGACGGACATATTTATTTTGAAGCACAAGGCTGTGATTGTGAACTGTAAACGCCGTCATCTGTCGCCAACTCAAGGGCAAGCAATGCAAGATTCAGCGTCTCCAGACAAAGCAGTGCAAGCGGAGGAGGCACACCGAGCAGTACAGACACAAGAGACGACAGCCCAAGATCAAGCGGTAGAAGAGACAACACAACACCGAGCAAATTCAACATTACAcacaaaatgaataaaaaacCAATCAGATAGTTTTTCCCTCACGCCAAATCTTGCTTTCTTTACTGGCGCGCAAAAAAAGGGGCGGAGCAACTTTCATGCGAAAAGAAAGCACGgcaaaacacagacagaaagctcacgggaaaaaaaagaaaaaaaaaacacactgggAGAACCGAAAGAAAAAGCGTTCCTAAAGCAGGTTCAACGCGCGAAGGACGCAAAAGTGAAAAAGAGGTGaaataatggtgaaacaaaagattcacAATATaaactgcttgcgaagtttggcttgcatggtgtaacactccgTGCAACTAAAatagcttcgctgttcgaccatatTCACAGACTGGAAGAGGGCGGTGATTTTTCCTTCCCTCTCTCGCGCTTCAAGCGCTTCACGCATCACGTGGCCACGGGATGCTCCCAACTTCGTTTCGCCGAccgacgtcatcgtcttcacaTTTTCATCCCCCTTTCGCACATGTTTTGCCAGTCACTCATGACAGTATACAACACCACTGGGGCAAACAACGCATACATgagcgaagtaaaaaaaatagcGCACTAAGAGCAAAATGTCGTTCGCACAGGCCAGCAGTTAGGTCACCATCACGAAAGAAGTGGGCGCATCGTTATGGCCATACGCGGAGCTCAATTCACAAAGCTTCCCGTTCGCGAACATTATCTGTCATTGGGTGGTAGTCTCCGCTAACAATTTGTCAGTTTTCCCAATTGAACGGTGCCTATCATTAGGAACCGATATAGCGTATGAAATGTTTCGTAAATGTGGGAGAATGCGTATTTGCATTCTCATCCGATCCCAATGCGGCCTACAACTCTTTATGGATGGCCAAGTATGTGTAGTCTTTTATGCCTGTATTTACTGTCAAGCATCTGTAAAATATTTCAAATGTCGGGTGAAAGACACCGACGTTCTCACAGAAAAACTTTGTCTATTCCACAATTGTAAACACCGCCTTGTAACGCTTCATTATCCTTAACGCGTGCCTTCAGCGTGCAATTGTTAAGTGCAATCATTGTAGCATTGTAAATGAGTGCTGTGAAAACGGATACATCTGCTGCGTCTTGTTCTAAACTGACGCATCATTAAAAAATTCACATCTATGCGTTACGCTTCGGCGCGTAACAGTGCTAGTTTGTCGAACTGTAGCGCTAAGCCATGTACAGTCTCTGGTCAAAGAACTGGTGCCTCAATGACCCTTGGCTGGGCCTCGCTGTCCACAGCATGACAGTAGCACACGTGAAAGGTAAAGAAGAGATGGTGGCACTTGTACTCTAGCCGCTTCATGGCGTACCACACTTTGCTCATTTCCTCCGTGGTCACGTGATGGCCGTAGATGGCCCTCTTGTATTCACACAGTGTCGACAGTTTGTTGTTGCTCGCTCCAGCGAGACGCGTTCTGTCGATGCCGGCGCGCTCCGCACACATTCCGGTAATGTAGACGTCTTCCATGCTTACGGGTTGCACATGTCCTGTAGCTCTGTACAGCAGATCCACCACGCGGCCACCGATAACGTACATGGCGCCGTGTATGTAGTCGGGAAACACGTCAGCCGGCAACTCTTCGTAAGGGACGTACCACTTGTCCAGTGGGTCCCGGGAAGGGATGTGTTTGTGTAACAGTTCGCCGTAGATGACGTCCTCTGGCTGCCCGTGCATGGCTCGGTAAAAGTTGGCCAGGTTCGGGAAGCAGTCGTCATCGATCTTCACCACGAATCGGGCCTGCGGACAATGGAGGTACGCCCAGCGAAGGAGCATGACCGACTTGAGGGACAAGTTTCGGTATGTGTCCGAGAAGTCCTCTTGCACGATATCTCTGTACCTTAACGACTCCAACTCGAGGGCGCTCTGCAGTTTGGCGGTGCTGGGCTTGCCGAAGAGAAACAGCAACCTGTTACCGGAGGACCTTCTCACGTCTTTGGCCCACGTGCGTCGTATGACATTGCGTGTGTCTACGTATTCTGGTGCCGACAAGACCAGGAAAAGGTATTCGACACGCGCCTCTGTCGGGCACACATTTGTTGGGTTTATGAGGTAGTCGTTAGGTTTGTTGTGAACTCGCTCTGCTGGTAAGCTTATTCCGGCTATATCTGTATCCGGGAACCATCTCAAAGGCGCCTCGTTGTCTATTGAGTTGGTGAACGATGTGAGCAAAAAGCAAACGAAAGCGTAGGCGAGGAGCACCAGCAGGAGCACAAAGACCAGCGTCTTCAGACGATGTCGCAGCCGTCTTGCAGGCAGAAACGGGATAACCTGTTAAGCAACGTTGAAAGTGTCATTAAATTCCCATTTATCTTATGCGATAAGGTGGACCATTGTACCACCTGGTATAATTTTGCGCATTCTCATAATCGAAAACAAGCTAGTAACGGCTAAATCTACAGTTGGCAATAATAATTCTCGCTGAGGGTGGGTACTAGTGCATACAACACACATTGTCCCGTGAAGCTGGTGTCACATTTTCCCTCTAGCACGATAATTTttgtcactggctcgaaaagcgattcgtgcactagtacagtatttgaagtgcaccggcttaagagaccgtttatagtgtccttgtatATGGTacgtgtccctcccacacgtactcagtgcttactctctccctttcttcctctttctattccctcttccCCCACCCCAgggtagggcagcaaaccggatgctgctctggttgacctccctgcctatactatccttgttttctctttctctctctctctctctgaacagtATGTCTAGAAATAACGTGTGCAGGGGCGTGACAttgcagcgatgccttttccgatgctattccATTTACACTTCCTTACTGGTCAGAACGATGCTCCGCCTCCGTTATCAATGGGATCAACCACATGGTTGTGACCAACTGAATGGCAAATGTAATCCAAGAGACGTCATTTCTATGCAGATGCCATGCTTTGATGCTTTCTGTAAAATCAgttcagaaagaaaaagaaaaaaaaatgaaacgaaagtTGCTTTTCGGGAAATCCCGGCGAAAGTGTTTCTgcgaagtaataaaaaaaaagcagctagCTTTTggaagatagcacaattctagttcttTAGCTGGTCTAGCCCAAGAAGCTGACATTACTTGCTCGAGAAATaagaatgcataatcgactaattagaAATCACGAATTATGTGTTTAACTAATTACttacggcacacattgcaatttacaaactgtAGCTGGTGAGActgcaagacatatccacttgaatATAATGCTGTGGATGACGTCATTTTCAAGAAATGCGCGACAAAACTTGCGGTTAAACTGCACTGTCGTTCCATTTACTTTTAAGCATCAAGTGAATTTAGCTCCCGTTGTTGGCGACCtccaagtgaccttgagccaaaagccagagccgttatccgggcatcGTTGCGAGAACGAAACGAGATCATCCTCGCAaccagtcaaaaaaaaaaaaaaatgcggcctCTGGCCCCCAACCGATTGTACAGAACCACATTATATACGCTAGacactgcccaaacaagttaaaaaaagtattgcttctgagttcttcctaatgtttgtttacaacatcactcaagctgcaacttctagtacgctgcAGGTTTATTTGTCATTTACAACAGGGACGTTCAAAGGACAGATACAGTGCCCCATACATTTGTTTGTCCTCTTTTGGCGCTAAGACAGGGTTggctgtgctcttttcaacgccagcggtccgtgagttccgcgacGCGGGTTTTGCTCCACCTCTTTCTGTAGATGGCGCCACGGTGCGTGACCAGGCCGGCAGCATTCGTCGCGCCAGGGAGAGTTGTGAGATAATTGTGAGTAATCGTCGATCGTAATTACTCCACGCAATcggctttgccggtagccatttcatgatTACATCTACTTTCGATTACGCGAGAGGAAGCATTTCTTTAAAtcaaaacgccgttttatgcattgaattaGGAAAGTAACAGGACCACTAAtatatttcttcgcaaagttcgggaaataATATCTTGCAACTGGTGTCATCCGAATAATTCGATCTAACTGCATCCGCCCAGCGCACTCAccccggctacaatttgtaaattggaaTATATATAGCACAAAAGAATTAGTATTGTGCCATTGGCTTACAGGTGGTTATTAAAGCTTATTTAACATCATCGCAGAAACACCCAGCGTATAAAGTACGAGGGTAGCCCTTGTTTCCGTTCGCAAACACGGTACGACGAAAGCACAACATGGCCAGAACTTGATTCAGTGGGTGTGACGTCACAGCTCCTAGTGCCCAGAGGCCGTATTTCGAAACGACCCACTTCATCATCCATTTTTATCGCCCTTCAGCATTGGCTCGATCATGGCTTGAACATCGTCGTCATAGCTGCGACCGTCCACTCGGCGCAATGCTCTTTAAGAATGGCAAATTAAATGTAACGTGACAAAATGCTGGCCCTGGGCTGCGATCTGAAAAGATGCTTTTcactcgattctatgccactcttatcatccgCCCTTTACGGCCAGCTAACCCCGTCTATAACTAGGGCTGATCATCACTGTGACCACTGAAGAAGCTAGAAAAGCGTGGCAAGGAATAACATAAGGAAAGGCATCCCTACAATATCGCGACCTGGCTATCAG
Encoded here:
- the LOC135911401 gene encoding beta-1,3-galactosyltransferase 1-like, producing MLSLLMLKVIPFLPARRLRHRLKTLVFVLLLVLLAYAFVCFLLTSFTNSIDNEAPLRWFPDTDIAGISLPAERVHNKPNDYLINPTNVCPTEARVEYLFLVLSAPEYVDTRNVIRRTWAKDVRRSSGNRLLFLFGKPSTAKLQSALELESLRYRDIVQEDFSDTYRNLSLKSVMLLRWAYLHCPQARFVVKIDDDCFPNLANFYRAMHGQPEDVIYGELLHKHIPSRDPLDKWYVPYEELPADVFPDYIHGAMYVIGGRVVDLLYRATGHVQPVSMEDVYITGMCAERAGIDRTRLAGASNNKLSTLCEYKRAIYGHHVTTEEMSKVWYAMKRLEYKCHHLFFTFHVCYCHAVDSEAQPRVIEAPVL